One Coffea arabica cultivar ET-39 chromosome 5e, Coffea Arabica ET-39 HiFi, whole genome shotgun sequence DNA segment encodes these proteins:
- the LOC113687790 gene encoding uncharacterized protein, translated as MFCSLFFLSLRFLLLLPFTFTSFSSASPSVNFPASDSRMDPLELETLFKIMETVSSDQSWRTAHPNPCKPGSSWIGIECKSSGNDNLIHVSRLDLGVPPNPSCKSTATFPSQIFQLPHLESVFFISCFTHARTTISFPIKVSSSSLQQLSIRSNPALVGLIPFQLSSLKSLQILTLSQNLLSGTIPAQIFSLSSLLHLDLSYNMLTGRISFQVGNLKNLVGLDLSYNKLTGAIPSTIGQLGMLQKLDLSSNKLTGRIPETIGNLHSLVFIALSSNELKGLLPKGVSMLQNLQYFLMDDNPMFISLPSEFGELQKLQELRLANSGYSGKIPPTYSKLSNLSTLSLQNNRLTGEIPASFGSLSHIYHLNLSRNFLDGVVPFNSSFLNRLGKNLDISGNPGLCLSPSEANGFNLGVNVCGSNKSGSSILPWEKSEAHQHGIPRPLFFLLVLLSTMISVALSNI; from the coding sequence ATGTTCTGTTCATtgttctttctctctctcagaTTCCTTCTGCTTCTTCCATTCACATTTACTTCTTTCTCCTCAGCCTCCCCAAGCGTGAATTTCCCAGCTAGTGATAGTCGCATGGATCCACTTGAACTTGAAACATTGTTCAAGATCATGGAGACAGTATCGTCTGATCAAAGCTGGAGGACTGCACATCCAAACCCTTGTAAACCAGGCTCATCTTGGATTGGAATTGAGTGCAAAAGCTCAGGAAATGACAATCTCATTCATGTTTCTAGGCTTGACCTTGGCGTCCCACCAAACCCTTCATGCAAAAGCACAGCCACATTTCCTTCACAAATCTTCCAACTTCCGCACCTTGAGTCTGTGTTTTTTATTTCATGCTTCACACACGCCAGAACAACCATTTCATTTCCTATTAAAGTCTCGAGTTCTTCGCTGCAACAGCTGAGCATTCGATCAAATCCTGCACTTGTCGGCCTCATCCCATTTCAACTTTCCTCCTTAAAATCACTCCAGATCCTCACGTTGTCGCAAAACCTTTTATCCGGAACAATTCCAGCTCAAATTTTTAGTCTGAGTTCCCTTTTGCACCTTGATCTAAGCTACAATATGCTCACTGGAAGAATTTCATTCCAAGTGGGAAATCTAAAAAACCTCGTTGGCCTTGATTTGAGCTATAACAAGCTCACAGGCGCAATTCCCAGCACAATTGGCCAATTGGGTATGCTTCAGAAGCTTGACTTGAGTTCCAATAAACTCACGGGAAGGATTCCAGAAACCATAGGGAATCTACATTCTTTGGTCTTCATTGCCTTGAGCAGCAATGAATTAAAAGGGCTTTTGCCCAAAGGAGTCTCAATGCTGCAAAACTTACAATACTTCCTTATGGATGATAATCCAATGTTCATATCACTGCCATCAGAGTTCGGTGAACTGCAGAAACTTCAAGAGCTCAGGCTGGCCAATTCAGGATATTCTGGCAAAATCCCACCAACCTATTCAAAGCTAAGTAACTTGAGCACATTATCCTTACAAAACAACCGATTAACAGGCGAAATTCCGGCAAGTTTTGGCAGCTTATCACACATTTATCACTTGAACTTGAGCAGAAATTTCTTGGATGGCGTTGTTCCTTTCAATTCAAGTTTCCTAAACAGGTTAGGAAAGAATTTGGACATTAGTGGGAATCCAGGGCTCTGTTTAAGTCCATCTGAAGCAAATGGCTTCAACCTTGGAGTTAATGTTTGTGGCAGCAACAAATCAGGCTCTTCGATCTTACCATGGGAAAAGTCTGAAGCTCATCAACATGGGATCCCAAGACCATTATTCTTTTTATTAGTACTACTTAGTACTATGATTTCTGTAGCACTATCGAACATTTAA